A single region of the Buteo buteo chromosome 16, bButBut1.hap1.1, whole genome shotgun sequence genome encodes:
- the TMEM138 gene encoding transmembrane protein 138: MLQTSNYSLVLFLQFLLLFYDLFVNSFSELLRTAPAVQLVLFIIQDIAILFNIIIIFLMFFNTFVFQAGLVNLLFHKFKGTILLSGAYLALSISFHIWVMNLRWRDSGRFVWTEGLQTLFVFQRLAAVLYCYFYKRTAVHLGDPLFYQDSLWLRKEFAQFRG, from the exons ATGCTCCAGACCAGCAACTACAGCCTGGTCCTGTTCCTGcagttcctcctgcttttctatGACCTCTTCGTCAACTCCTTCTCGGAGCTGCTCCGCACGGCCCCCGCCGTCCAGCTCGTCCTCTTCAT CATCCAGGACATTGCTATTCTCTtcaacatcatcatcatcttcctcaTGTTCTTCAACACCTTCGTCTTCCAGGCTGGGCTGGTCAACCTCCTCTTCCACAAGTTCAAGGGGACCATCCTGCTGTCAGGGGCCTACCTGGCGCTCAGCATCTCCTTCCACATCTGGGTTATG AACCTGCGGTGGCGGGACTCCGGCCGCTTCGTGTGGACTGAAGGCCTGCAGaccctttttgttttccagcgGTTGG cGGCTGTGCTCTACTGTTACTTCTACAAGAGGACGGCGGTGCACCTGGGTGACCCCCTCTTCTACCAGGACTCGCTCTGGCTACGCAAGGAGTTTGCACAGTTCCGCGGCTGA
- the TMEM216 gene encoding transmembrane protein 216 produces MAPRSRQRSSAPLQVLLFLNGWYSATYFLLEAFIFVYKVLLLPYPFTNLALDVVLLFLYLGTEATRIFFGSKGNLCQRKVPLSISLALTVPAAVMAAYYLLLQTYALRLEAILNAILLLFYAVELLLGVLALVSFSSVDSY; encoded by the exons ATGGCGCCCAGGA GCCGCCAGCGCTCCTCGGCTCCACTGCAGGTCCTGCTTTTCCTCAACGGGTGGTACAGCGCTACCTACTTCCTCCTGGAGGCTTTCATCTTCGTGTACAAGG tgctgctgctgccgtaCCCCTTCACCAACCTGGCGCTGGACGTGGTGCTGCTCTTCCTCTACCTCGGCACTGAGGCCACTCGCATCTTCTTCG GATCCAAGGGGAACCTGTGCCAGCGGAAGGTGCCGCTCTCCATCAGCCTGGCCCTGACCGTCCCGGCGGCCGTGATGGCGGCCTATtacctgctgctgcagacctACGCCCTGCGCCTGGAAGCCATCCTCAACGCCATCCTCCTGCTCTTCTACGCcgtggagctgctgctgggtgtcCTCGCGCTGGTCTCCTTCTCCAG TGTGGATTCATACTGA
- the CPSF7 gene encoding cleavage and polyadenylation specificity factor subunit 7, with amino-acid sequence MSEGVDLIDIYADEEFNQDSEFSNADQMDLYDDVLAASSQPPESRTSSSEAPPEIRQEPSPKPNSKSPAILYTYSGLRNKRAAVYVGSFSWWTTDQQLIQTIRSVGVYDVVELKFAENRANGQSKGYAEVVVASENSVHKLLELLPGKILNGDKVEVRLATRQNLSQFEAQARKRVPPRAHSRDSVDSVDGRATPTENALPPARVEKPPSVLPFFNRPPAALPLMGLPPPPMPPPPPLSSGFGVPPPPPGIHYQHLMPPPPRLPPHLAVPPPGAVPPALHLNPAFFPPPNAALGPPPDTYGKAMAPYNHSSRELGPPPPPVSEVEFEEIMNRNRAISSSAISKAVSGASAGDYSDAIETLLTAIAVIKQSRVANDERCRVLLSSLKDCLHGIEAKSYSTGASSSSSRKRHRSRERSPSRSRESSRRHRDLLHSEDRHEDYFQERNREHDRHRDRDRERDRHH; translated from the exons ATGTCCGAAGGAGTGGATCTGATCGACATCTACGCCGACGAGGAGTTCAACCAG GACTCTGAGTTCAGTAATGCTGATCAGATGGACCTGTACGACGATGTGCTAGCAGCCAGCTCACAGCCCCCCGAAAGCCGCACCAGCAGCTCGGAGGCACCCCCGGAGATCCGCCAGGAGCCGTCCCCCAAGCCCAACAGCAAATCTCCTGCCATCCTGTACACATACAGCGGGTTGCGCAACAAGAGAGCTGCCGTCTATGTGGGCAGCTTCTCCTGG TGGACGACTGACCAGCAGCTGATCCAGACCATCCGCTCAGTTGGTGTCTACGACGTAGTGGAGCTGAAATTTGCAGAGAACCGAGCCAATGGCCAGTCAAAAGG GTACGCAGAGGTGGTGGTTGCCTCTGAGAACTCAGTCCACAAACTCCTAGAGCTCCTGCCTGGCAAAATCCTCAACGGGGACAAGGTGGAGGTGAGGCTGGCAACCCGGCAGAACCTGTCACAGTTCGAGGCGCAGGCTCGCAAAC GTGTGCCGCCGAGGGCCCACTCCCGAGACTCCGTGGACTCAGTGGACGGCCGTGCCACGCCGACAGAGAATGCCTTGCCGCCCGCCCGTGTGGAGAAACCCCCCTCTGTCCTGCCTTTTTTCaaccgcccccccgccgccctgccCCTCATggggctgcccccgccgccgatgcctcccccgccgcccctctcCTCCGGCTTCGgcgtccccccacccccacccggCATCCACTATCAGCATCTCATGCCCCCGCCGCCTCGACTGCCCCCCCACCTGGCTGTGCCGCCCCCGGGGGctgtcccccctgccctgcacctCAACCCTGccttcttccccccacccaacGCAGCCCTGGGTCCTCCGCCGGACACCTACGGCAAGGCCATGGCCCCCTACAACCACAGCAG CCGGGAGCTCGGCCCGCCACCTCCCCCTGTGAGCGAAGTGGAGTTTGAGGAGATCATGAACAGGAACCGGGCGATCTCCAGCAGCGCCATTTCCAAGGCGGTGTCCGGCGCCAGCGCAG GCGATTACAGCGACGCCATCGAGACCCTCCTCACGGCCATCGCCGTCATCAAGCAGTCCCGCGTCGCCAACGACGAGCGGTGCCGCGTCCTCCTCTCGTCCCTCAAAGACTGTCTGCACGGCATCGAAGCCAAGTCCTACAGCACGGgcgccagcagcagctcctccag gaaaagacACCGATCTCGGGAGCGCTCTCCCAGCCGGTCTCGCGAAAGCAGCCGGCGGCACCGGGATCTGCTCCACAGTGAGGATCGGCACGAGGACTATTTCCAGGAGCGGAACCGGGAGCACGACCGACATCGGgacagggacagagagaggGACCGGCACCACTGA
- the SDHAF2 gene encoding succinate dehydrogenase assembly factor 2, mitochondrial, which translates to MAATRLCSLPGRALCQYFLGSVRLQRGYRGDSPTDSGKDVLEIPLPPWQERPDEPLETKRARLLYESRKRGMLENCILLSLFAKENLNHMSEQQLNLYDRLINEPSNDWDIYYWATEAKPTPAEFENDVMAMLREFAKNKKREQRLRQPDLEYLFESPR; encoded by the exons ATGGCGGCGACCagg ctctgctccctgcccggGCGGGCTCTGTGCCAGTACTTTTTGGGGTCGGTGAGGCTGCAGCGGGGCTACCGCGGGGACTCCCCGACGGACTCAGGGAAGGATGTGCTGGAGATCCCTTTGCCTCCCTGGCAGGAGCGTCCTGACGAGCCGCTGGAGACCAAGAGAGCCCGGCTTCTGTATGAGAGCCGGAAGAGGGGGATGCTGGAGAACTGCATCCTGCTCAG CCTCTTTGCGAAGGAAAACCTGAACCACATGAGTGAGCAGCAGCTGAACCTCTACGACCGGCTCATCAACGAGCCCAGCAATGACTGGGACATTTACTACTGGGCCACAG AAGCGAAGCCCACACCAGCCGAGTTCGAGAATGACGTGATGGCCATGCTGAGGGAGTTTGCCAAGAACAAGAagagggagcagaggctgcGGCAGCCGGACCTGGAGTACCTCTTTGAGTCACCCCGCTGA
- the SAXO4 gene encoding stabilizer of axonemal microtubules 4 isoform X4 codes for MCHCAAVTRRQRHHPKDSPAVGLGIVSPSVKARTGGSADLMNFYATSYAVAYGQPRFCPCLGPHTDSGYVSNNHSAISCLLCPRGAAEGRCQDTATSTTTEHFKPFWLPDGRSLLPRHIHQPESGYLQESSLSCPHTGGVSPQHTRLLQGPPRASREHSTESCRAGPAQPDVLQKTTIGAKEQSGFTRATPRSDNILPVLPAQPLGVSITATDYLPSVRSHGGETLPAGSERGNRFSREVPGCLGTAEPLGFTINRGQYVTPRPNPSPAVPAWCWQGPTWMVRPMGGIQPQRPSGFSTNNHPTGLGDITGRLPVWPPRESQPQR; via the exons ATGTGTCACTGCGCTGCGGTTACCAGGAGACAGCGTCACCATCCCAAG GACTCTcctgccgtggggctgggcaTCGTCTCCCCCTCGGTGAAGGCACGCACTGGCGGAAGCGCCGACCTCATGAACTTCTACGCCACGAGCTACGCAGTGGCCTACG GCCAACCACGTTTCTGTCCCTGCCTCGGCCCCCACACCGACAGCGGCTACGTGTCCAACAACCACTCGGccatctcctgcctgctctgcccgCGCGGTGCAGCAGAGGG CCGCTGCCAGGACACCGCCACGTCCACCACCACTGAGCACTTCAAGCCCTTCTGGCTCCCCGATGGCCGGAGCCTGCTGCCCCGCCACATCCACCAGCCAGAGAGCGGGTACCTCCAAGAGTCCTCCCTTTCCTGCCCCCACACCGGGGGGGTGAGTCCCCAGCACACGCGGCTCCTCCAGGGCCCCCCCAGAGCATCCAGGGAGCACAGCACAGAGAGCTGCCGCGCTGGTCCTGCCCAGCCAG ATGTCCTGCAGAAGACGACCATCGGTGCCAAGGAGCAGTCAGGCTTCACCCGGGCCACCCCAAGGAGCGACAACATCCTGCCAGTCCTGCCAGCCCAGCCC CTCGGCGTTAGCATCACCGCAACGGATTACCTGCCCTCTGTGCGCAGCCAC GGCGGCGAGACACTCCCGGCGGGCTCCGAGAGAGGCAACAGGTTCAGCCGGGAGGTGCCAGGCTGTCTGGGCACGGCG GAGCCGTTGGGGTTCACCATTAACCGTGGCCAGTATGTGACCCCCCGCCCGAACCCGTCCCCTGCAGTGCCAG CCTGGTGTTGGCAGGGTCCGACCTGGATGGTGAGACCCATGGGGGGCATCCAGCCCCAGCGCCCCAGCGGCTTCAGCACCAACAACCACCCCACCGGGCTGGGGGACATCACTGGCCGCCTCCCGGTGTGGCCCCCCCGGGAGTCCCAGCCTCAGCGATAG
- the SAXO4 gene encoding stabilizer of axonemal microtubules 4 isoform X5: MCHCAAVTRRQRHHPKDSPAVGLGIVSPSVKARTGGSADLMNFYATSYAVAYGQPRFCPCLGPHTDSGYVSNNHSAISCLLCPRGAAEGRCQDTATSTTTEHFKPFWLPDGRSLLPRHIHQPESGYLQESSLSCPHTGGVSPQHTRLLQGPPRASREHSTESCRAGPAQPDVLQKTTIGAKEQSGFTRATPRSDNILPVLPAQPLGVSITATDYLPSVRSHGGETLPAGSERGNRFSREVPGCLGTAGLPVVGHPIPLVSRGLQAR; the protein is encoded by the exons ATGTGTCACTGCGCTGCGGTTACCAGGAGACAGCGTCACCATCCCAAG GACTCTcctgccgtggggctgggcaTCGTCTCCCCCTCGGTGAAGGCACGCACTGGCGGAAGCGCCGACCTCATGAACTTCTACGCCACGAGCTACGCAGTGGCCTACG GCCAACCACGTTTCTGTCCCTGCCTCGGCCCCCACACCGACAGCGGCTACGTGTCCAACAACCACTCGGccatctcctgcctgctctgcccgCGCGGTGCAGCAGAGGG CCGCTGCCAGGACACCGCCACGTCCACCACCACTGAGCACTTCAAGCCCTTCTGGCTCCCCGATGGCCGGAGCCTGCTGCCCCGCCACATCCACCAGCCAGAGAGCGGGTACCTCCAAGAGTCCTCCCTTTCCTGCCCCCACACCGGGGGGGTGAGTCCCCAGCACACGCGGCTCCTCCAGGGCCCCCCCAGAGCATCCAGGGAGCACAGCACAGAGAGCTGCCGCGCTGGTCCTGCCCAGCCAG ATGTCCTGCAGAAGACGACCATCGGTGCCAAGGAGCAGTCAGGCTTCACCCGGGCCACCCCAAGGAGCGACAACATCCTGCCAGTCCTGCCAGCCCAGCCC CTCGGCGTTAGCATCACCGCAACGGATTACCTGCCCTCTGTGCGCAGCCAC GGCGGCGAGACACTCCCGGCGGGCTCCGAGAGAGGCAACAGGTTCAGCCGGGAGGTGCCAGGCTGTCTGGGCACGGCG GGCTTGCCCGTGGTGGGCCACCCCATCCCACTTGTCTCCCGAGGGCTGCAGGCACGCTGA
- the SAXO4 gene encoding stabilizer of axonemal microtubules 4 isoform X2, which yields MCHCAAVTRRQRHHPKDSPAVGLGIVSPSVKARTGGSADLMNFYATSYAVAYGQPRFCPCLGPHTDSGYVSNNHSAISCLLCPRGAAEGRCQDTATSTTTEHFKPFWLPDGRSLLPRHIHQPESGYLQESSLSCPHTGGVSPQHTRLLQGPPRASREHSTESCRAGPAQPGMVLGVSVVLGPAPSPGGFGVSVIPGLGPTPGGFGGVGGPLPCITHTCPPPNTGGQAGAVTPGNAMAGSRVHVQAGLGTGTGTVGLPPCPICSPQMSCRRRPSVPRSSQASPGPPQGATTSCQSCQPSPSALASPQRITCPLCAATAARHSRRAPREATGSAGRCQAVWARRSRWGSPLTVASM from the exons ATGTGTCACTGCGCTGCGGTTACCAGGAGACAGCGTCACCATCCCAAG GACTCTcctgccgtggggctgggcaTCGTCTCCCCCTCGGTGAAGGCACGCACTGGCGGAAGCGCCGACCTCATGAACTTCTACGCCACGAGCTACGCAGTGGCCTACG GCCAACCACGTTTCTGTCCCTGCCTCGGCCCCCACACCGACAGCGGCTACGTGTCCAACAACCACTCGGccatctcctgcctgctctgcccgCGCGGTGCAGCAGAGGG CCGCTGCCAGGACACCGCCACGTCCACCACCACTGAGCACTTCAAGCCCTTCTGGCTCCCCGATGGCCGGAGCCTGCTGCCCCGCCACATCCACCAGCCAGAGAGCGGGTACCTCCAAGAGTCCTCCCTTTCCTGCCCCCACACCGGGGGGGTGAGTCCCCAGCACACGCGGCTCCTCCAGGGCCCCCCCAGAGCATCCAGGGAGCACAGCACAGAGAGCTGCCGCGCTGGTCCTGCCCAGCCAGGTATGGTTTTGGGGGTGTCGGTGGTGCTGGGGCCAGCCCCGTCCCCaggaggttttggggtgtcAGTGATCCCAGGACTAGGTCCAACCCCaggaggatttgggggtgtTGGAGGCCCTCTGCCCTGCATCACCCACACCTGCCCACCCCCAAACAcagggggacaggcaggggctgTGACACCGGGTAATGCCATGGCTGGCTCCAGGGTCCATgtgcaggctgggctggggacagggacggggacagTGgggctccctccctgccccatctGCTCCCCGCAGATGTCCTGCAGAAGACGACCATCGGTGCCAAGGAGCAGTCAGGCTTCACCCGGGCCACCCCAAGGAGCGACAACATCCTGCCAGTCCTGCCAGCCCAGCCC CTCGGCGTTAGCATCACCGCAACGGATTACCTGCCCTCTGTGCGCAGCCAC GGCGGCGAGACACTCCCGGCGGGCTCCGAGAGAGGCAACAGGTTCAGCCGGGAGGTGCCAGGCTGTCTGGGCACGGCG GAGCCGTTGGGGTTCACCATTAACCGTGGCCAGTATGTGA
- the SAXO4 gene encoding stabilizer of axonemal microtubules 4 isoform X1 — protein sequence MCHCAAVTRRQRHHPKDSPAVGLGIVSPSVKARTGGSADLMNFYATSYAVAYGQPRFCPCLGPHTDSGYVSNNHSAISCLLCPRGAAEGRCQDTATSTTTEHFKPFWLPDGRSLLPRHIHQPESGYLQESSLSCPHTGGVSPQHTRLLQGPPRASREHSTESCRAGPAQPGMVLGVSVVLGPAPSPGGFGVSVIPGLGPTPGGFGGVGGPLPCITHTCPPPNTGGQAGAVTPGNAMAGSRVHVQAGLGTGTGTVGLPPCPICSPQMSCRRRPSVPRSSQASPGPPQGATTSCQSCQPSPSALASPQRITCPLCAATAARHSRRAPREATGSAGRCQAVWARRACPWWATPSHLSPEGCRHAE from the exons ATGTGTCACTGCGCTGCGGTTACCAGGAGACAGCGTCACCATCCCAAG GACTCTcctgccgtggggctgggcaTCGTCTCCCCCTCGGTGAAGGCACGCACTGGCGGAAGCGCCGACCTCATGAACTTCTACGCCACGAGCTACGCAGTGGCCTACG GCCAACCACGTTTCTGTCCCTGCCTCGGCCCCCACACCGACAGCGGCTACGTGTCCAACAACCACTCGGccatctcctgcctgctctgcccgCGCGGTGCAGCAGAGGG CCGCTGCCAGGACACCGCCACGTCCACCACCACTGAGCACTTCAAGCCCTTCTGGCTCCCCGATGGCCGGAGCCTGCTGCCCCGCCACATCCACCAGCCAGAGAGCGGGTACCTCCAAGAGTCCTCCCTTTCCTGCCCCCACACCGGGGGGGTGAGTCCCCAGCACACGCGGCTCCTCCAGGGCCCCCCCAGAGCATCCAGGGAGCACAGCACAGAGAGCTGCCGCGCTGGTCCTGCCCAGCCAGGTATGGTTTTGGGGGTGTCGGTGGTGCTGGGGCCAGCCCCGTCCCCaggaggttttggggtgtcAGTGATCCCAGGACTAGGTCCAACCCCaggaggatttgggggtgtTGGAGGCCCTCTGCCCTGCATCACCCACACCTGCCCACCCCCAAACAcagggggacaggcaggggctgTGACACCGGGTAATGCCATGGCTGGCTCCAGGGTCCATgtgcaggctgggctggggacagggacggggacagTGgggctccctccctgccccatctGCTCCCCGCAGATGTCCTGCAGAAGACGACCATCGGTGCCAAGGAGCAGTCAGGCTTCACCCGGGCCACCCCAAGGAGCGACAACATCCTGCCAGTCCTGCCAGCCCAGCCC CTCGGCGTTAGCATCACCGCAACGGATTACCTGCCCTCTGTGCGCAGCCAC GGCGGCGAGACACTCCCGGCGGGCTCCGAGAGAGGCAACAGGTTCAGCCGGGAGGTGCCAGGCTGTCTGGGCACGGCG GGCTTGCCCGTGGTGGGCCACCCCATCCCACTTGTCTCCCGAGGGCTGCAGGCACGCTGAGTGA
- the SAXO4 gene encoding stabilizer of axonemal microtubules 4 isoform X3 has protein sequence MNFYATSYAVAYGQPRFCPCLGPHTDSGYVSNNHSAISCLLCPRGAAEGRCQDTATSTTTEHFKPFWLPDGRSLLPRHIHQPESGYLQESSLSCPHTGGVSPQHTRLLQGPPRASREHSTESCRAGPAQPGMVLGVSVVLGPAPSPGGFGVSVIPGLGPTPGGFGGVGGPLPCITHTCPPPNTGGQAGAVTPGNAMAGSRVHVQAGLGTGTGTVGLPPCPICSPQMSCRRRPSVPRSSQASPGPPQGATTSCQSCQPSPSALASPQRITCPLCAATAARHSRRAPREATGSAGRCQAVWARRTMHPTHLHPPRSRWGSPLTVASM, from the exons ATGAACTTCTACGCCACGAGCTACGCAGTGGCCTACG GCCAACCACGTTTCTGTCCCTGCCTCGGCCCCCACACCGACAGCGGCTACGTGTCCAACAACCACTCGGccatctcctgcctgctctgcccgCGCGGTGCAGCAGAGGG CCGCTGCCAGGACACCGCCACGTCCACCACCACTGAGCACTTCAAGCCCTTCTGGCTCCCCGATGGCCGGAGCCTGCTGCCCCGCCACATCCACCAGCCAGAGAGCGGGTACCTCCAAGAGTCCTCCCTTTCCTGCCCCCACACCGGGGGGGTGAGTCCCCAGCACACGCGGCTCCTCCAGGGCCCCCCCAGAGCATCCAGGGAGCACAGCACAGAGAGCTGCCGCGCTGGTCCTGCCCAGCCAGGTATGGTTTTGGGGGTGTCGGTGGTGCTGGGGCCAGCCCCGTCCCCaggaggttttggggtgtcAGTGATCCCAGGACTAGGTCCAACCCCaggaggatttgggggtgtTGGAGGCCCTCTGCCCTGCATCACCCACACCTGCCCACCCCCAAACAcagggggacaggcaggggctgTGACACCGGGTAATGCCATGGCTGGCTCCAGGGTCCATgtgcaggctgggctggggacagggacggggacagTGgggctccctccctgccccatctGCTCCCCGCAGATGTCCTGCAGAAGACGACCATCGGTGCCAAGGAGCAGTCAGGCTTCACCCGGGCCACCCCAAGGAGCGACAACATCCTGCCAGTCCTGCCAGCCCAGCCC CTCGGCGTTAGCATCACCGCAACGGATTACCTGCCCTCTGTGCGCAGCCAC GGCGGCGAGACACTCCCGGCGGGCTCCGAGAGAGGCAACAGGTTCAGCCGGGAGGTGCCAGGCTGTCTGGGCACGGCG GACCATGCACCCAACCCACCTCCATCCCCCCAGGAGCCGTTGGGGTTCACCATTAACCGTGGCCAGTATGTGA
- the LRRC10B gene encoding leucine-rich repeat-containing protein 10B → MPTAAGMGSGGSAGRGAAAAEGPEGIEQRLEVRGGRIPAALWAQRGLRKLYLSGTGLREVPAELAALRHLRTLALDGNELLEVPEALCRLPRLAYLYLGRNGLQGLPPAFARLQSLRCLWLEGNFLARFPRALLRLPDLRSLQLGDNRLARLPAGLPRMAGLRGLWLYGNRFEEFPAVLLRMVHLRVLDLDRNRIARFPDLACLSSLRLLSYDHNPVRQPPCVGDAVQLVGDGAQEFMEARQERLQSLQRQEEEEEEEGTEAPPAAPGDGSPLLEDGEGSFAALPGSPGET, encoded by the coding sequence ATGCCAACGGCGGCGGGGATGGGGAGCGGCGGCTcggcggggcgcggagcggcggcggccgaaGGGCCGGAGGGCATCGAGCAACGCCTGGAGGTGCGGGGAGGACGGATCCCGGCGGCCCTGTGGGCCCAACGGGGGTTACGGAAGCTTTACCTGAGCGGGACGGGGTTGCGGGAAGTGCCGGCCGAGCTGGCGGCCCTACGGCACCTCCGCACCTTGGCCCTGGACGGCAACGAGCTGCTGGAGGTGCCCGAGGCCTTGTGCCGCCTGCCCCGCTTGGCCTACCTCTACCTGGGCCgcaacgggctgcaggggctgccgCCCGCCTTCGCCCGCCTGCAGAGCCTGCGCTGCCTCTGGCTGGAGGGCAATTTCCTCGCCCGCTTCCCCCGAGCCCTCCTGCGCCTGCCCGACCTCCGcagcctgcagctgggagacAACCGCCTGGCCCGCCTGCCCGCCGGGTTGCCTCGCATGGCGGGTTTGAGGGGACTCTGGCTCTACGGGAATCGGTTCGAGGAGTTCCCCGCCGTCCTGCTGCGCATGGTCCACCTCCGCGTCCTCGACCTGGACCGCAATCGCATCGCCCGCTTTCCCGACCTggcctgcctctcctccctgcgCCTCCTCTCCTACGACCACAACCCCGTCCGGCAGCCGCCGTGCGTGGGGGATGCCGTCCAGCTGGTGGGCGACGGGGCGCAGGAGTTCATGGAGGCGCGGCAGGAACGCCTGCAGAGCCTCCAGCgccaggaggaagaagaggaagaggaaggcacCGAGGCCCCACCGGCAGCCCCCGGGGACGGCTCCCCGCTGCTGGAGGATGGGGAAGGCAGCTTTGCAGCCCTGCCGGGCTCCCCTGGGGAAACCTGA